One Cellvibrio zantedeschiae DNA window includes the following coding sequences:
- the hisA gene encoding 1-(5-phosphoribosyl)-5-[(5-phosphoribosylamino)methylideneamino]imidazole-4-carboxamide isomerase, with the protein MLIIPAIDLKDGQCVRLRQGLMDDSTVFSDDPVAMAKQWVDQGCRRLHLVDLNGAFEGKPMNGGVVTAIAKAYPNLPIQIGGGIRSAETIEYYLNAGVQYLIIGTKAVKEPQFVTDMCKQFPGHIIVGLDAKDGWVATDGWAEVSNIQASELAKRFEQDGVSSIVYTDIARDGMMQGVNVQATVAMAQASSIPIIASGGVTNMQDIIALKAEAHKGICGAITGRAIYEGTLTMAEAQAYCDAN; encoded by the coding sequence ATGTTAATTATCCCCGCAATTGATTTAAAAGACGGCCAATGCGTGCGTTTACGCCAGGGCTTGATGGACGACTCCACCGTATTCTCCGACGACCCAGTCGCTATGGCGAAACAGTGGGTCGATCAAGGTTGCCGTCGTTTGCATTTGGTCGATCTCAACGGTGCCTTTGAAGGTAAGCCAATGAACGGTGGCGTTGTGACGGCGATTGCCAAAGCCTACCCAAATCTGCCAATCCAAATCGGCGGCGGTATCCGCAGTGCGGAAACCATTGAGTATTACCTCAATGCGGGCGTGCAGTATTTGATTATCGGTACCAAAGCGGTGAAAGAGCCGCAGTTTGTGACCGATATGTGCAAACAGTTCCCCGGCCATATTATTGTCGGGTTGGATGCAAAAGACGGTTGGGTAGCAACTGATGGTTGGGCAGAAGTGTCTAACATCCAGGCTTCTGAGCTGGCGAAACGTTTTGAGCAAGATGGCGTGAGCAGCATCGTCTACACCGACATTGCCCGCGACGGCATGATGCAAGGTGTGAATGTTCAGGCCACCGTGGCCATGGCGCAGGCGTCGAGCATCCCTATTATCGCCTCCGGTGGTGTGACCAATATGCAAGACATAATCGCGCTCAAAGCCGAAGCCCATAAAGGCATCTGTGGCGCCATCACTGGCCGCGCGATATACGAAGGCACATTGACCATGGCGGAAGCCCAGGCCTACTGCGACGCTAATTAA
- the hisF gene encoding imidazole glycerol phosphate synthase subunit HisF, whose amino-acid sequence MTLAKRIIPCLDVDNGRVVKGVQFLDIRDAGDPVEIAKRYNQEGADEITFLDITATHEGRDTTVHTVEKIASEVFIPLTVGGGIRTVEDIRTMLNAGADKVGINSAAVFNPDFVKAASDRFGAQCIVVAIDAKKVSQAGEEPRWEIFTHGGRKPTGINAVEWAIRMAEYGAGEILLTSMDGDGTKAGYDLGVTRAISDAVAVPVIASGGVGNLQHLVDGVTQGRADAVLAASIFHFREYTVPQAKEFMRAQGIEVRL is encoded by the coding sequence ATGACCCTCGCAAAACGAATTATCCCCTGCCTCGATGTGGACAATGGCCGCGTGGTGAAAGGCGTGCAGTTTCTGGATATCCGCGATGCGGGTGATCCGGTGGAAATTGCCAAGCGCTACAACCAGGAAGGCGCTGACGAAATCACATTCCTCGACATCACTGCCACCCATGAAGGCCGCGATACGACTGTTCACACGGTGGAGAAAATCGCCAGCGAAGTGTTTATCCCCCTCACTGTAGGCGGTGGCATTCGCACTGTGGAAGATATTCGCACCATGTTGAATGCGGGTGCTGATAAGGTGGGGATTAACTCCGCTGCTGTGTTCAACCCGGATTTTGTAAAAGCGGCGTCTGATCGTTTTGGTGCTCAGTGTATTGTGGTTGCGATTGATGCGAAGAAAGTCAGCCAAGCGGGCGAAGAGCCGCGCTGGGAGATTTTCACTCACGGTGGGCGCAAGCCAACGGGTATCAATGCGGTTGAATGGGCAATTCGTATGGCCGAATACGGTGCGGGTGAAATCCTGCTGACCAGTATGGATGGCGATGGTACTAAAGCGGGTTACGATTTAGGTGTGACGCGTGCGATTAGCGATGCTGTGGCTGTGCCGGTAATCGCCTCTGGTGGTGTAGGCAACTTGCAGCATTTGGTGGATGGAGTGACGCAAGGGCGCGCTGATGCTGTGTTGGCAGCGAGTATTTTCCACTTCCGTGAATACACTGTGCCACAAGCGAAAGAATTTATGCGTGCCCAGGGAATTGAGGTGCGTTTGTAA
- a CDS encoding DUF6316 family protein, whose translation MATFNRAGEEGSVPNRSGRFLQKDSYWYYTTREGVDIGPFDTRADAEVGVGEFIDFICASEPKVLDVLKQYRAA comes from the coding sequence ATGGCTACATTCAATCGTGCGGGTGAAGAAGGTTCTGTTCCTAATCGCAGCGGTCGCTTCCTGCAAAAGGACAGCTACTGGTATTACACCACTCGCGAAGGCGTGGACATTGGTCCATTTGATACCCGTGCTGATGCCGAAGTTGGTGTTGGTGAATTTATCGATTTCATCTGTGCGTCTGAACCCAAAGTGTTAGACGTACTGAAGCAATACCGCGCAGCCTAA